In Pyrus communis chromosome 1, drPyrComm1.1, whole genome shotgun sequence, the following are encoded in one genomic region:
- the LOC137746878 gene encoding uncharacterized TPR repeat-containing protein At1g05150-like gives MTTRGSRSEKVKRIFHQFDDNHDGGLNRDEMAALVVAVNPRVKFSDEQINAILDEVFRTYGDFIDGEKGLTYEGLLRTYDDGAGDVDRDFDALGLELTLDENKASMDSEASSSAIVDERVVESQKKQRTAAWAVSPNHGIVFDDTWKIVDDLEILVKRLKAKQGKDGKLKADNIDALSDAGWSRELGPSMEISEKRVFWEENGHDYALFVKELGVLRSRSDGARSREQAFDGHMAIGRVLSEHQLFKEALVSFKRACELQPVDVRPHFRAGNCLYVLGRCNEAKDEFLLALEAAEGGGNQWAYLLPQIYVNLGIALEGEGMVMSACEYYREAAISCPTHFRALKLLGSALFGVGEYRAAVKALDEAIFMKPDYADAHCDLASALHAMGEDERAIATFQKAIDLKPGHVDALYNLGGLYMDSGRFPRASEMYTRVLAVWPNHWRAQLNKAVSLLGARETEEAKKALKEALKMTNRVELHDAIAHLKQLQKKKVKANNGEGSFVVVEPSKFKTVGEKATLRQDMANALEIRAFQRITRLSRCDVELLKKEMNDGDVPLSYSGTGVPQRSIRKPNLEVILRRLLNFLKPETFQGAVKAINERILSVMDDTGSGRVDLGMFFAVLAPICSGLPEKRKRVAFDALLWRPVNEGGGSQIRKADATKYMKLLRAIYVPSHGDSEMLELHGEADLSTMSFTEFLVMFDDPDWGFGIMSTLLKLETGDRNRHGNHVCSVCRYPIIGSRFKEVKSHFSLCNQCYSEGKVPPTSKQEEYKFREYGSEAEAMKDKCKCFTLQSHKAP, from the coding sequence ATGACGACGAGAGGGAGCAGATCGGAGAAGGTGAAGCGGATTTTCCACCAGTTCGATGACAACCATGACGGCGGCCTCAACCGCGACGAGATGGCGGCGCTTGTCGTCGCCGTAAACCCTAGGGTTAAATTCAGCGACGAGCAGATCAATGCCATTTTGGATGAGGTATTTCGGACGTACGGTGACTTCATCGACGGCGAGAAGGGGCTGACGTACGAGGGGCTTTTGCGGACCTACGACGACGGAGCCGGTGATGTGGACCGTGACTTCGACGCGCTCGGGTTGGAGCTTACGTTGGACGAGAACAAGGCCTCCATGGACTCAGAGGCGTCCTCGTCGGCGATTGTCGATGAGAGGGTGGTGGAGTCGCAGAAGAAGCAGAGGACTGCGGCGTGGGCGGTGTCGCCGAACCACGGGATCGTGTTCGACGACACGTGGAAGATTGTGGACGATTTGGAGATTCTGGTGAAGCGGTTGAAGGCGAAGCAGGGCAAAGACGGGAAATTGAAGGCGGACAACATCGACGCCCTCTCCGACGCCGGATGGTCGAGAGAATTGGGGCCGTCGATGGAGATTTCTGAGAAAAGGGTATTTTGGGAAGAGAATGGGCATGATTATGCTTTGTTTGTCAAAGAATTGGGGGTGCTGAGGAGCCGTTCCGACGGAGCGAGGTCACGTGAGCAGGCCTTCGACGGGCACATGGCGATTGGGAGGGTGCTGTCCGAGCACCAGCTGTTTAAGGAGGCACTGGTGAGCTTCAAGAGGGCTTGTGAGTTGCAGCCGGTGGATGTGAGGCCACATTTCCGAGCTGGAAATTGCTTGTACGTTCTTGGCAGGTGTAACGAAGCGAAAGATGAGTTTTTGCTGGCGTTGGAGGCCGCGGAGGGCGGCGGCAACCAGTGGGCTTATCTGCTTCCACAGATTTATGTGAATCTCGGCATTGCGCTTGAAGGTGAAGGTATGGTTATGAGTGCTTGTGAATATTATAGAGAAGCTGCAATTAGTTGTCCAACCCATTTTAGAGCTTTGAAGCTTTTGGGTAGTGCTCTTTTCGGGGTTGGGGAATATAGGGCGGCTGTCAAGGCCTTGGATGAGGCCATTTTTATGAAACCCGATTATGCCGATGCGCATTGTGATTTGGCTTCGGCTTTGCATGCCATGGGGGAGGATGAGAGAGCAATTGCCACATTTCAGAAAGCTATTGATTTGAAACCTGGTCATGTGGACGCTTTGTATAATTTGGGAGGGCTGTATATGGATTCAGGTAGGTTTCCGAGAGCTTCTGAGATGTATACTAGGGTTTTAGCTGTGTGGCCTAACCATTGGCGTGCTCAGCTTAACAAGGCTGTCTCTTTGTTGGGAGCCCGGGAAACTGAGGAAGCTAAGAAGGCTTTGAAGGAAGCATTGAAAATGACCAACAGGGTTGAATTGCACGATGCCATTGCACATTTGAAGCAGCtacagaagaagaaggtgaaggcAAACAATGGAGAGGGGTCTTTCGTCGTTGTGGAACCTTCGAAATTTAAGACAGTTGGAGAGAAGGCTACTTTGAGGCAGGACATGGCCAATGCACTTGAGATAAGGGCCTTTCAGAGGATTACCAGGTTGAGTCGATGTGATGTGGAGCTGCTTAAGAAGGAAATGAATGATGGCGATGTACCTCTTTCATATTCAGGCACTGGTGTTCCTCAGAGATCCATACGCAAGCCTAATTTGGAAGTAATCCTCCGCAGGTTGCTTAATTTCCTAAAGCCAGAGACTTTCCAAGGAGCTGTTAAAGCCATAAACGAGAGGATACTCTCTGTCATGGATGATACAGGCTCAGGCAGAGTGGATTTGGGAATGTTTTTTGCTGTTTTAGCCCCTATTTGCAGTGGCTTGCCAGAAAAGCGCAAAAGAGTTGCATTTGATGCGCTCTTATGGCGTCCTGTGAACGAAGGTGGTGGTTCTCAGATAAGAAAGGCTGATGCCACTAAATACATGAAACTGTTGAGAGCCATATATGTCCCTTCCCATGGAGATAGTGAGATGCTGGAACTCCATGGAGAAGCGGATCTTTCCACTATGTCTTTCACCGAGTTTCTTGTCATGTTTGACGACCCAGATTGGGGTTTTGGTATCATGTCCACGCTGTTGAAGCTTGAAACTGGGGACAGAAACCGCCACGGCAACCATGTTTGCTCGGTCTGCCGCTATCCGATTATTGGATCCCGATTTAAGGAGGTAAAATCTCACTTCAGTTTGTGTAATCAATGCTATAGCGAGGGAAAGGTGCCTCCTACCTCTAAGCAGGAAGAGTACAAATTCAGGGAATACGGAAGCGAGGCTGAAGCCATGAAAGACAAGTGCAAGTGCTTTACACTGCAATCCCACAAGGCCCCATAG